Proteins co-encoded in one Paracoccus aestuarii genomic window:
- a CDS encoding glycosyltransferase family 2 protein, with amino-acid sequence MRRWIDDARERLERRARRQYLIARAFNRRRALKPVVNRTAQIRSGAILAFVTMRNERVRLPYFLDYYRKLGVDHFLFVNNDSNDGSGNYLAEQPDVSLWWTNAGYKRARFGMDWINRLLMKYGHGHWCLTVDPDEFLIYPHCDSRPLAALTDWLGASGRCSFPAMLLDMYPRGNIEDTRYEEGQDPFAIARWFDPANYTIAKNPFFGNLWIQGGPRTRKFFTADPLAGPALNKIPLVRWHWRYAYVSSTHMLLPRHLNQVYDENGGEMASGCLLHAKFLSTFAEKSAEELDRRQHYSNSKEYRAYHAGLREGTRIWCSESREYQDWRQLEDLGLISRGNWA; translated from the coding sequence ATGCGTAGGTGGATTGATGATGCGCGCGAGAGGCTGGAGCGCCGTGCTCGGAGGCAATACCTGATCGCGCGGGCCTTCAACCGCCGCCGCGCGCTGAAGCCGGTGGTGAACCGCACCGCCCAGATCCGCTCCGGCGCGATCCTGGCCTTCGTCACCATGCGCAACGAACGGGTGCGGCTGCCCTATTTCCTGGATTACTACCGCAAGCTGGGCGTCGATCATTTTCTGTTCGTCAACAATGACAGCAATGACGGCAGCGGGAACTATCTGGCCGAACAGCCCGACGTGTCTTTGTGGTGGACCAATGCCGGCTACAAGCGGGCGCGGTTCGGGATGGACTGGATCAACCGGCTGCTGATGAAATACGGCCATGGGCATTGGTGCCTGACGGTCGATCCCGACGAATTCCTGATCTATCCGCATTGCGATTCGCGCCCGCTGGCGGCGCTGACGGATTGGCTGGGCGCATCGGGGCGGTGCAGCTTTCCCGCCATGCTGCTGGACATGTATCCGCGCGGCAATATCGAGGATACCCGATACGAGGAAGGCCAGGACCCCTTCGCCATCGCCCGCTGGTTCGATCCGGCGAACTACACCATCGCCAAGAACCCCTTCTTCGGCAATCTGTGGATCCAGGGCGGGCCGCGCACGCGCAAGTTCTTCACCGCCGATCCCCTGGCGGGGCCCGCGCTGAACAAGATCCCGCTGGTGCGCTGGCATTGGCGCTATGCCTATGTCAGCTCGACCCATATGCTGCTGCCGCGGCACCTGAACCAGGTCTATGACGAGAATGGCGGCGAGATGGCGTCGGGCTGCCTGCTGCATGCCAAGTTCCTGTCCACCTTCGCCGAGAAATCCGCCGAGGAGCTGGACCGCCGCCAGCATTATTCCAACAGCAAGGAATACCGCGCCTATCACGCCGGCCTGCGCGAGGGCACGCGCATCTGGTGCAGCGAATCGCGCGAATACCAGGATTGGCGGCAGTTGGAGGACCTGGGCCTGATCTCGCGGGGGAACTGGGCATGA
- the galE gene encoding UDP-glucose 4-epimerase GalE translates to MSDKVLVTGGAGYIGSHACKALAAAGFTPVTLDNFSTGWRDAVKFGPVVEADLMDRAALDAAFVEHRPVAVLHFAALSQVGEAMAEPGKYWRNNVAGSLNLIEAAIAVGCLDFVFSSTCATYGDRDGEVLDEDTPQAPLNAYGASKRAIEDMLADFGASDGLRSVIFRYFNVAGADPDGEVGEHHRPETHLIPLILDAVDGKRAALTIHGTDYPTPDGTCIRDYVHVMDLVDAHVKGLEWLRAGRGSRVFCLGTGDGFSVREVVDATRAITNREVPMVDGPRRGGDAVKLVCGSSRAKAELGWTPDRSTMRQMIGDAWRWHQTGRYER, encoded by the coding sequence ATGTCGGACAAGGTTCTGGTGACGGGCGGTGCGGGCTATATCGGCTCGCATGCCTGCAAGGCGCTGGCGGCGGCGGGGTTCACCCCGGTCACGCTGGATAATTTCTCGACCGGCTGGCGCGATGCGGTGAAATTCGGCCCCGTGGTCGAGGCCGACCTGATGGACCGCGCGGCGCTGGATGCGGCCTTTGTCGAACACCGGCCCGTGGCGGTGCTGCATTTCGCGGCCCTGTCGCAAGTGGGCGAGGCGATGGCCGAGCCGGGTAAGTATTGGCGCAACAATGTCGCCGGTTCCCTGAACCTGATCGAGGCCGCGATCGCTGTGGGCTGTCTGGATTTCGTCTTCAGCTCGACCTGCGCGACCTATGGCGATCGCGACGGCGAGGTGCTGGACGAGGACACGCCGCAGGCGCCGCTGAACGCCTATGGCGCATCGAAACGCGCGATCGAGGACATGCTGGCGGATTTCGGCGCCTCGGACGGGCTGCGTTCGGTGATCTTCCGCTATTTCAACGTGGCGGGCGCCGATCCCGATGGCGAGGTCGGCGAACATCACCGCCCCGAGACGCATCTGATCCCGCTGATCCTGGATGCGGTGGACGGCAAGCGCGCGGCGCTGACCATCCATGGCACCGATTATCCCACGCCGGACGGCACCTGTATCCGCGACTATGTCCATGTGATGGATCTGGTGGATGCGCATGTGAAGGGGCTGGAATGGCTGCGCGCGGGGCGGGGCAGCCGGGTCTTCTGCCTGGGCACCGGCGACGGGTTCTCCGTCCGCGAGGTCGTGGATGCGACCCGCGCCATCACCAATCGCGAGGTGCCGATGGTCGACGGGCCCCGGCGCGGCGGCGATGCGGTCAAGCTGGTCTGCGGCAGCAGCCGCGCCAAGGCGGAACTGGGCTGGACCCCCGACCGGTCCACCATGCGCCAGATGATCGGCGACGCTTGGCGCTGGCACCAGACGGGCCGTTACGAGCGGTGA
- a CDS encoding beta-1,6-N-acetylglucosaminyltransferase, giving the protein MTGAVGPDDMRLGVVLLCHARLDVAARMARIWVAGGARVAIHVDAKASVGSVTRMKAALADLPQVVFSRRHRCDWGRFSLVRATRDAAALLLERFPDTSHVYLASGSCLPLRPVAELAAYLARDPHCDHIESVSALEVGWAVGGLNEERFTLFYPLDWRRQRWMFDRLTQIQRRLGIRRRLPKGLTPHLGSQWWCLTAATLRAILDDPRRAEFDRFFRLSWIPDESYFQTLARRHALRIESHSLTLAKFDHDGRPYQLYDDHIRMLEESRCFVARKIWPQADRLLAHFPRPVAARPDPAPPQPQRIERLINRTVRRRLLGRPGLYMQSRFPRKDAENGKTSAPYAVFQGFSDIFPDFEAWLARQVDADVHGHLLGPEMVEFAGRPEIGPGAISSSTLIRDRDPQGFLTALIRITTRMQAFQFSPRDNQALNWFMATDPNAHIHVVTGAWMLPLLNSPAPFEELRKIAGVLQRIELQQLDILGSVWVRARVQIHELGDVLAYPNDILLQSLRHLPEGLMIRSGVPEVANYQGLSELLRKMRNAGLRLQVTSSVIPLLEMLAPERTAAE; this is encoded by the coding sequence ATGACGGGGGCGGTCGGGCCGGATGACATGAGGCTGGGGGTGGTGCTGCTGTGCCATGCCCGGCTGGATGTCGCGGCCCGCATGGCGCGGATCTGGGTGGCGGGGGGCGCGCGCGTCGCGATCCATGTCGATGCCAAGGCATCCGTCGGCTCCGTGACCCGGATGAAGGCCGCGCTGGCCGACCTGCCCCAGGTGGTCTTTTCGCGCCGCCATCGCTGCGATTGGGGGCGGTTCAGCCTGGTGCGTGCGACCCGGGACGCGGCCGCGCTGCTGCTGGAGCGGTTTCCCGATACCAGCCATGTCTATCTGGCATCGGGGTCCTGCCTGCCGCTGCGGCCGGTGGCCGAACTGGCCGCCTATCTGGCGCGCGATCCGCATTGCGACCATATCGAAAGCGTCAGCGCGCTGGAGGTCGGCTGGGCCGTGGGCGGGCTGAACGAGGAACGCTTCACCCTGTTCTATCCGCTGGACTGGCGCCGTCAGCGCTGGATGTTCGACCGGCTGACCCAGATCCAGCGCCGGCTGGGCATCCGCCGCCGCCTGCCCAAGGGGCTGACCCCGCATCTGGGATCGCAATGGTGGTGCCTGACCGCCGCCACGCTGCGCGCCATCCTGGACGATCCGCGCCGGGCGGAATTCGACCGTTTCTTCCGGCTGTCCTGGATTCCGGATGAAAGCTATTTCCAAACCTTGGCCCGCCGCCACGCCCTGCGCATCGAGAGCCATTCGCTGACCTTGGCCAAATTCGACCATGACGGGCGGCCCTATCAGCTCTATGACGACCATATCCGCATGCTGGAGGAATCGCGCTGCTTCGTGGCGCGCAAGATCTGGCCGCAGGCCGACCGGCTGCTGGCCCATTTCCCGCGCCCCGTGGCGGCCCGACCCGACCCCGCCCCGCCCCAGCCCCAGAGGATCGAGCGGCTGATCAACCGCACCGTGCGCCGCCGCCTGCTGGGCCGGCCCGGCCTCTATATGCAGAGCCGCTTTCCCCGCAAGGATGCCGAGAACGGCAAGACCTCGGCCCCCTATGCAGTGTTCCAGGGCTTTTCCGACATCTTCCCGGATTTCGAGGCCTGGCTGGCGCGCCAGGTCGATGCCGATGTCCATGGCCATCTGCTGGGCCCCGAGATGGTCGAATTCGCCGGCCGGCCGGAGATCGGGCCCGGCGCCATCTCCTCCAGCACGCTGATCCGCGACCGCGACCCGCAGGGTTTCCTGACCGCGCTGATCCGCATCACCACCCGCATGCAGGCCTTTCAGTTCAGCCCGCGCGACAACCAGGCGCTGAACTGGTTCATGGCGACCGATCCCAATGCCCATATCCATGTGGTCACCGGGGCCTGGATGCTGCCCTTGCTGAATTCACCAGCGCCATTTGAAGAACTTCGAAAAATCGCGGGCGTCCTGCAGCGTATCGAGTTGCAACAGCTGGACATCCTTGGCTCAGTCTGGGTGCGGGCACGGGTTCAGATCCATGAGCTGGGTGACGTTTTAGCGTATCCCAATGACATATTGCTGCAATCGCTTCGGCACTTGCCGGAGGGACTGATGATCAGGTCGGGTGTGCCAGAGGTCGCCAACTATCAGGGGTTATCAGAGTTGCTGCGAAAGATGCGGAACGCCGGATTGCGTCTTCAGGTCACAAGCAGTGTCATTCCCCTGCTGGAAATGCTCGCACCCGAAAGGACCGCCGCCGAATGA
- a CDS encoding glycosyltransferase family 2 protein, whose amino-acid sequence MSLRGAWRAYRLRWKRRELIWRAIRAGRRLTPVVDRTAVIRPGDVLAVTVLRNEIAHLPGFLDHYRALGVAHFLMVDNASDDGSDRFLADQPDVSLWRCADSYRAARFGLDWAGAILWRHGRGHWCLTVDADELLVYPDHDRLDLPGLCARLEADGRPGMGAVMLDLYPTGPLGTADAPEGAALTERLPWFDPGPWRSSRLEPRRNLWLQGGPRDRVFFADRPRRAPTMNKLPLMRWSRRQVYVNSTHSMLPPRLNLIYDGPGDPRLSGVLLHGKFLPQIVEKSTEELDRAQHFADPAAYRDYHRRVAEGPVLHHAGSLRYRGWRQLVDLGLMGPG is encoded by the coding sequence GTGAGCCTGCGCGGCGCGTGGCGGGCCTATCGCCTGCGCTGGAAGCGGCGCGAGCTGATCTGGCGCGCGATCCGCGCAGGCCGTCGCCTGACCCCGGTGGTGGATCGCACTGCCGTGATCCGGCCGGGCGATGTGCTGGCCGTGACCGTCCTGCGCAACGAGATCGCGCATCTGCCGGGTTTCCTGGATCATTACCGCGCCTTGGGCGTCGCGCATTTCCTGATGGTGGACAATGCCAGCGATGACGGATCGGACCGTTTCCTGGCCGATCAGCCCGACGTGTCGCTGTGGCGCTGCGCCGACAGCTATCGCGCGGCGCGGTTCGGGCTGGACTGGGCCGGGGCGATCCTGTGGCGGCATGGCCGGGGTCATTGGTGCCTGACGGTCGATGCGGACGAGCTGCTGGTCTATCCCGACCATGACCGGCTGGACCTGCCCGGCCTCTGCGCCCGGCTGGAGGCGGATGGCCGCCCCGGCATGGGGGCGGTGATGCTGGACCTTTATCCGACGGGGCCCTTAGGGACGGCGGATGCGCCCGAGGGCGCGGCCCTGACCGAGCGGCTGCCCTGGTTCGATCCCGGTCCCTGGCGGTCCAGCCGGTTGGAGCCGCGACGGAATCTGTGGCTGCAGGGCGGGCCGCGCGACCGGGTGTTCTTTGCCGACCGGCCGCGCCGGGCGCCGACGATGAACAAGCTGCCGCTGATGCGCTGGTCGCGGCGCCAGGTCTATGTGAACTCCACCCATTCCATGCTGCCGCCGCGGCTGAACCTGATCTATGACGGGCCGGGCGATCCGCGCCTGTCGGGGGTGCTGCTGCATGGCAAGTTCCTGCCCCAGATCGTCGAGAAATCCACAGAGGAGCTGGACCGCGCCCAGCATTTCGCCGACCCCGCCGCCTATCGCGACTATCACCGCCGGGTGGCCGAGGGGCCGGTGCTGCACCATGCGGGATCGCTGCGCTATCGCGGCTGGCGGCAGCTGGTCGATCTGGGCCTGATGGGGCCGGGTTAA